The Athene noctua chromosome 8, bAthNoc1.hap1.1, whole genome shotgun sequence region AATTTTGCCCAACTCTGTTTCTTTAGTACTGTTTACTCGATGAACAAGTCCCACAGAAGAAGTCAATGGCAATGTTAGAAAGTTCTACAATACCTCTAATTAGGTAAAGCAGCCAGAAAATTCAAACTgtttctggaaacattttccagtttgtgaataataataatgttttccATATGTtgcctggttttgcttttatgtttgttttacTTCAGGTGCATTAAGCGTCACAGCGTTTATAATGCAGCCTACGTATGAAGGATGGCTACTTTACTATGCAgttgatactttaaaaaaataaaataaaaaatccttgAAGTAGAGagtcatttcagaaaaatataagaaCTCTTCTTCAGTTTTGCATCACAGAAATAGTCATTTTAATACACTGGATTAATTGAATTGTTGTACTAGCATTTCAACAGTACTCAACCAGCCTGGTAAGAAATACAATCATTTTTTCATACCCAGTAACTACTCTTTTCTCAGACAGAATACGCAGTAGGAAGGACTTTTATAAATCATTCATATCCTGGTCAAATTCTCTTGCAGGACTACTGTAAATCAGGAGTAACTGCACTGCAGTCAATGGAGTTTCACCAATGGATAGTGGTGAAAAGTTAAAAGAGAAGCAAGGGTAAAGGCTCTTAGCATTATCCCAATTTTAAGACTAGCAGGGTGCTTTTAATCGCTGTATTTGTTAGTTCTAAAGTAAAAGATCTTAACTCACTTTAAAAGCATGTTTCTATTAATTTATTAGCATTTTGGAGCACATTTGCATTTCACTTAAGTACAGCTCAATGTGGTTGGAtccataagaaaaaaagcttcATACAGAAACGTGAAAACAAAAGAATTCTGTAAAAAAACTTCTGGAATTTGTTCTATACTTGTGCTTCTTCTGTAGATTTTTCTCTTGATTGTTTCTTTTGAATACAAGGTTGTATAAGTAAAAATATTATTCCCACCATGTATAGCAAGCCAGATATGTAAAACGAAAAATCATATTTATGTGTGATGTCATAGATCCAACCTGGAAAATAAGGACAAAACATATTTGTTACAAAGCTGGAAAACAAGACACATTGCAtgggaaaatatgaaaaacactGCACATTTTTTTCACGACAGTTCAGTCAAATCCATAGATGTTTTATGGAAAAAAGCTGGTGATTGTCTCCTTCTCTAGATGCTACGAATGGAAATGTGTTAAGAAAAAGTCTTGTTCATTCACCAAAACCCAAAATCAGTGCAAAACCTATCCCCTCATTTAAGTATCATGGAAGTCTTAAAATGGGACTATGTGCCATCCTAAGAAGCCTAGCAACCTTTGCTCtaaaactacatttttcaaaCAAGTTATCACAGGTCTGACTTTAAAATAGCCATTTTGGAATCCCAAACCAATTAGTTCTTCCACCCTATTATTGTCTTTGTAAAATGTCTGATATGGCAGGCTAGTTCAAATGCTGTGCCTCGTGCAAGCAAACACATTCCCAATAGCTTTCTCAAAGACTCACATACGAATAAAAGACTTCTCTCATTCCAACCTTAATTCCTTTGCAAAAATACATTAAAGTTGCTTCAGAAAGGTTTGAGAACCCAAAATAGCAAAATTCCCTCATGTCATGCTGGTTGCATTGTGATGTAACCTCAAGATCAGAAGCTTTTTTTAACATCAACTAATTGCATCCTATTTGCTTCGTTACTAATAACCAAACACAAAGACATGTTCAGCACAGGCTGAGAGGTGCTGAAAGAATGTATGGTAGAGTAAAacacttctgcttttcaaaggGCACTGAATGAGCTTTCTTCTAAATTGTCTTATCTCACTCAATGGTGGGGAGAGAAGGTGAGAGTGGTCTCGCTTTTCTGCACTGCTTGTGCTGTTAATAGCTTCAGTTCAGCCTAGTGCCATCCCTGGCTGACCACAGCCATTGCTCACAACGTTTCCTTTTGCCGCCTTCTGATTTACATGTCTGTAAAAGATAGCTGTAGTCTGACAAGCAGTACCTAGTACTTCCCCGCCTCTTTCTATGAGGAAATTTATAATGAGTGTTTGTTTAAACCTAAGTAACTTTGGGGATAACATACATATGCTTCTACCTTCTGCTATGGATGGCAGTAAGGAGATTATGAGCAGTGCGGTCCCTAAAGTAGGTATTTCTGGCTGAAGGAAGGCAAAGCTAAGTTAGTTAAATCAACACATCCATTGGCAGCTTAGAGTGGTGACACCCAAACACACTTTGCAGTTCTTGGGGGGGGGTGATACTATGGTACAAACACCTGCCTATCCTGAAAACTACTCATCATTTTTTTCATCTAGATAGAGGCATGAGTATGTATAGTGCATATattatacaaaatacataaaaacagGTTaaactttctcattttaaaaaaatatatgataATATTTAACACACAATTGAAAGGATACGTTGTAAcagatttggggttattttgcaaGGGTTGTAATTTGTAGTGTGTGCATAGTGAACTGGTACCCAGCGAATGCAATCTATAAATTTGTACAATGTAAAGCTGGATGTTACAGTCCATTCTGGAGCAGCTGTATTGTTAACTACATGTGCTCATAACATAAGAAAGCCTAATAATATAACAAGTCACACGGTTATTATACAAACATCTGGTGCTTAGCAATTTGAACTTTTTACCTGCAAAGGGTGGTCCAAACAACGCAGATATTCCGTTGGCACAAATGATGATGCCATAGGCATTTGCAAGGTGTTTAGTTCCAACTAAATCTTCGGTCACAACAGGCATTAGAGAAAAATAGCCACTAGAAAATCCTATTAGAGCACAAACTACAGCCAGGCTGACATATGTTTGCATTAGTGGCAAAGTAAGAATGCAGGTGACCAGGGTAAAGTTAGCCATGAGGAAGACATTCCACGTGCTGATGCATGGGAGATCAGAGATGATTCCAAGGATCACTTTACCAAAAATATGAACAATGGCTATAATTGAtgtcaaaggaaaaatattgttctGACTAGATAAGTTGTACTGTTTGACTATTTCTGGAAGATGAATAAAGGGAATGACAAAGCTGCTATAGGCAAACAAAGCCCAAATTATAAAGGCCACAAATACTCTATTGGTAAACAGTGATGCAGCTCCAAAGTAGCTGGAGTACCACATTGCAAAGCCCTTCCTGACTGTAACCGTCAGCTGGCTCACTGTCTTAAAAATGCGCAGTCCATACATATTCCTTCCGCTTCTAGATTTACCTCCAATTTCTATGTGCTGAACACTGTCAAGCACTTCTTCATTTGtctcttgttttttttctggttcatcACTGAGGACTCCATTAGATTTTATAGTCTCTGCAGAATGGGACAGAGCTTTTGCCTGATTATCTTCACTATTACTTCTCACAATGTATTTTTCACTAACAACATCTTTGGGAGCAAGTGGTCTCATGAGCGCTCCACAGACACAAAGGTTCAGGGAGATGGCGCCCTGGATGAACATGGCGTTCCTCCACCCAAATTCGATGCAGAGGTACTTCAGTAAGGCAGTCATTAGGAAAGCTCCAAACCCTGTTCCCGTGGTACTGAGTCCTTGTGCAAGCGCTCTTCTCTTCTGAAAATACTGCCCTACCATCACCACCGCAGGCAGATAAACCATGCCACTTCCAACACCTAcgaaaataaaacccagaatcAGTCTGAACTTTTTGCTGACAAGacaaaaagcagtgaaaaacaaATCAGTTTTATTCCTAACTTTTATGCGAGCATAGTAGTAAAACCAAGAATAAATATTCAATGCTCATATTAGCTTTCATTTCTGTCTTGTAGCACGTTTCAAAATTTGCAATAGCCATTCCAGTGAGAATACTATACCACTATTTAACTGCTGGAGAAACTGAAACACATGGAAGATAAAACCTTTACCTCAGTTCAGCATGACACTGCTGTAAAGTCCCAAACATCCCACAATAAATCAGTGACAGTTAATATGggaacaaacccaaacaaaccctaCTTTGAAACACCTGCATTTGTAATACTTCCATCTGATTGTATCAGTGACCAGAAATTGCTTAGCGGGCATATCTTGTTGCTTTTGCCCAAGTTCACCAGCAATGACAATTCAGAAtgagtttctgttttctttgtagCTGTAGAGCCACAGTGACTGTGAGATGTATTTCAGGAGTCAGCACGGGATGTTCGCCCCATGGTGGGACCTTGGGTGGCTTTCAGGTTTCTCTTTGGATACTCCAAGGAGGGCCAAAAAGTAGCTGCACAGGCATATTCTTAAATGGCAGATCTGTAATTCAGTAGAAAATCCCTCAGCCGTATTTATAACCCGGGGTATTAAAGGTACCTATTTCAAGCAGAAGGTGTTGAGAGTTGTGCAAACACATCGTTAAATGTAACAGCTGCCCAGTTTTTCTCACAGTAAATTCCTGAGGGAGGGGATTTGGACTGGAAGAGGTATATGCAGAAGATGCTTCCAAATTCACTGTGACCATAATTTAGAAGACTGTTTTCGGCTTAAAAGTTTTTCTAAGTATCTGGTAACATAGCTGCATGCAGCTACAGCATGATGTAGCTACACCTCCATCATTGAAAGAATGGTTATTCCAGCAAAGCCTTAAAAAAAGCACCTCAACACCACAGCAGTGTACTGTGGTCAGAGCTGACCTGTTTTGCCTGTTAGAAGTGTTTATTTCTTTGCTATGCAAATACATGATCGTGTTTCTATTTTGCACAAGGTCTCCCTCCCCAAACCGAGCCACAAACCCTAAGGAAATCTCTCTGCCCCCCAGAAGACTGCCAGCCTTGTCGGACCAGCCTGCCATCGCCTGCTGTGAAAAACCAGCCCAGGCTCGTGCCTGTGCTAGTGCTTACTGCGCTTCCCAACGCATCCCAAGAAGACTTTTTTTGAAGTTGTTTTAGCTTTTCATTCTGTGGGTTACATAGCAAAACCTACTCTCATTACATGTGAAGGCCTGCCACCTTCACAGGTAAACACAGGGTCACAAGCCTCTCCGCTCCTTTTGCCCTGTGATGGCAGCGGCAGGGCTGACTCCgctctcccccagccctgtgTGAGGTCTCAGGGGGCATTTTGCCCTAGCCCACAGGcactccctgctgccagcagccccagccagggGCTCCCCGGGATGGGTGAGGGCGCAGGCGGCTCCTCTGCCCCCCGCCACTGCTGCCACAGGGAGAgaggctggtggagctgggatgaagctgtggggcaggaggggaggagatgAGGCTGGGGGGCTGAGGCGAGGGGCACTTGGGGAATGGGAGCTGAGGCGGCAGGGGGCTGCAGCTGGCGGGACCAGGCTGGGATCATGGGGACGTTCTGTGTGAGGGCATCTGGCATGGCAGGTCACCGACCAGGAGAATGGGAGCCACGAGTAAGCATGGAGGCCCCAGAAGTGATGTCAGCAGGAGGTGGCCACCGTAAGTGACCAGCAGTCTTACATCTAGCGGCCACCAGAACACGAAAGAAACTTCCCTGAGGTGGTGTGAGGGAGGTGGCTGGGAGCAAGGGGCTGGGAGTGAGCGGCTGGATGGGGCCTGAGGTGAGCGAGGGGACGGTGGGTGATGCGGTGGTGAGCGAGGGCATGGTGAACGGAGGTCTTGTGGAGATGGAAGAAACATCTCAGGCATCTCTACACTGTTCTTATGACCAGAATTACTACTGCTAAAAATCTGCGTcagattttttctgaaaatagggTTTTCACCCCTCTGTAAATTCGGTGTATAATCTCTGCCTTTTTGTCTGATATTTTGTGTATGCtctttctgaaaagcagcaaaggcTGAGCAAAACAGTGTGTAGATCCCGTCTGTTTGATTATATTCCATATATATGGAAACAGAAATTCTGACAAGGGCAGAACTCTGCCTGTAATTACTGCTCTTTGTTCAGGAATTTACAACATTACTGAAATCTATGGCATGGTGGTATAAAGACTTATCACAGTGATCCTTgctaatttcaattattttttccatccaGAGAGCTAGATAAAAAATTGTACAGAAATTCTGTGAAAGGGCAGTTTGAGGGAATGGAGGGTACTGAAGCTATTATTAGTattgcaaacaattttttttcataac contains the following coding sequences:
- the SLC16A14 gene encoding monocarboxylate transporter 14 is translated as MYASREDIGYDFGDDSKVGSKPIKPNPNVDGGWAWMIVLSSFLVHILIMGSQMALGILNVEWLEEFNQSRGLTAWVSSLSMGITLIVGPFIGLFISMCGCRKTAIIGGILNALGWILSAYASDVHYLFLTFGVTAGVGSGMVYLPAVVMVGQYFQKRRALAQGLSTTGTGFGAFLMTALLKYLCIEFGWRNAMFIQGAISLNLCVCGALMRPLAPKDVVSEKYIVRSNSEDNQAKALSHSAETIKSNGVLSDEPEKKQETNEEVLDSVQHIEIGGKSRSGRNMYGLRIFKTVSQLTVTVRKGFAMWYSSYFGAASLFTNRVFVAFIIWALFAYSSFVIPFIHLPEIVKQYNLSSQNNIFPLTSIIAIVHIFGKVILGIISDLPCISTWNVFLMANFTLVTCILTLPLMQTYVSLAVVCALIGFSSGYFSLMPVVTEDLVGTKHLANAYGIIICANGISALFGPPFAGWIYDITHKYDFSFYISGLLYMVGIIFLLIQPCIQKKQSREKSTEEAQV